A single genomic interval of Corvus cornix cornix isolate S_Up_H32 chromosome 1, ASM73873v5, whole genome shotgun sequence harbors:
- the EXPH5 gene encoding exophilin-5 isoform X1 translates to MTAAPQGPDLSFLNEEEARAIFQVLQRDAELRRAEKDRVSKLLKRKKSEKGLQGVTGEWFEEIKRRKFQNYIDVNRMLKAPLEHQLRKSKNTNHKEIKMSSRTNPQAQKNTSASFLGFRSPFAWLSSFRKSRKTQTQKQPRYDSSASPSSKVEEMATAEMCNSPKSTVTSGHSFDTNQNEIMEKSTLEWNEQLEKEIFSVLSDLDDQLAQEQIQDPLDRTVSTSSASNVQSSSAFPTSKRQTASRGQQRNDWSDMPSTFCPDGLRTLRAKDEHKIFIRPRKLHSAYMNWHQTAFQEDCSYGDAIDGNPRLHRRRLSSVSFGRSSEGSLYPPSVTQNSGFRHKSCMNRDTAGRSYSVCSLRRCPSSVSSDQLSASSLQHPLARESKNGFVPRFGQQNPKRIPLSSIVWNNTPDSSEETPEKMFRTQSLMEFHATDYGRYPSSLQETKKHSSYHSKHHYRRSISSSNCFSRVSCPDKATSPLPFDNWENYPLYKSENNLSRSYYRDTSSHGKLYANQKNSSYGRKDSYPSWADIPQCYSDEVFVSPDASFEVFMANLNDQQWAHTKNAKFGSQRLQNDFHMYSPENTSIKRMTRTANRTFSEFTEGCQPWLNHSSSVSSSGIRTDESVFPSSKDQPKPTGLNRNSVVITQRSTKADFAHLERAECMKQQDGNMLLQSVPQQADTSYINARSFSSNSPASAMWQRDVSLFNTMTSKRQTQATARGDTAKIYISNGDKRNLEMKENDCPPNSVFSQPLCISPAGKSRKEPFLPSQKEWEHNLHYAAQRESIKQGNWSAEALNEATPKRQSSLLNVTSALSTEKLASCQGMLSCPPECSSSFSKSSPQALSHKDNSQCLGTLTSSSVNCTFTDSQAEERKTAQVSRTGVSKKISQKTWQNASTLVTKDCNGQFTAGSPQNGNNGNSGNIYIHSFDGDPNTSENSLSYFCLEKGTGKMRSTSPCIGRFHKQDSSPRHTSSCSITGSPGRNSSKSSDPLVIYYTLPRKSASIAGSIMSDTPISLPRESRTTYDCLRSETPHRADPFCSNQRDVSSLDPTCSFLTSASLNAATSNKDYPSPLTKSMNDSISSSTSVDLTDRCKHLSRRESSVFSDYKEGGNFLQKYKTTSTFTVCVDEDHVKYHELVSIYYTLPRRHSRTFCSLFRDNSEDADLPCPKENAQSPRIQNKKNEDHVSLANGFSPATSEKEVPSYSSDQVSSVLVTPQNLRTAADSEEESSHFSPSSEKSVSVVTNKKENSAYLSLAENVLSDVVTKEISFGGPQPTAIVAKSGKVISDASSSQNAEIHLKEKKEILQRATPLMSTSSTPPKPGTHLENHLYSTSTNKNIIQKGSSESCSQPPKVNNRKNLNSLLLRSGEKSSLGRSGNTAHADVPLTPVEDVYTDSTQVKQRVNFLHQTTPLRNNKFNGLQLRADSSRKKENGLNFCSKVLPESQRKTSEVSTASSADPLLQLGKVTSTDTDEVKNLKIKKEQNSQSSHMGKVYSSFQESKRRSEGNLNTKVPRATQDKKITQSAEDENKLLSDCMRDKVKDIEKRKNRPSIKNKLAAVYKTSRKFSSKNLPPKPHISNIFSQNDGSATSLEVNMSLDSLISMDSHQPFLELDNENQNHSLNSDKNLPRPRTAENKKTENQNDPSLLVNTKRRPFTSSYTQKEAISPRKTGVKVENRPRLTTVFPDKAVTMRNKNSQMLDLGLESKIQPITPSATTSYPLDEEKGRASSHACAPPSPLLTDKNLNTYVNNCLQADTCPEQNLASQTVLGQRQNTSQPTGLENANLNSYRLRKSHAKSQRERHLSESICARDSLETSASGSNILPKDGIHGKRFKSYSELLSCDENENWASDDEKCYSTRNLMYPSVEFGIFGKEQQLAFLENIKRSLTEGRLWRPCLLNNPGAFRDTENSSINRAELLSSSSAGSKMSSAASSPRELTDTYVEDPATYSDSDSDTTTDDEYYLDEIDKESEL, encoded by the exons ATATGACAGTTCTGCTAGCCCATCCTCAAAAGTGGAAGAAATGGCAACG GCTGAAATGTGTAATTCTCCAAAGTCAACTGTAACAAGTGGTCATTCTTTTGAtacaaaccaaaatgaaataatggaGAAAAGTACACTGGAATGGAATgaacagctggagaaggagattTTCAGTG ttCTGAGTGATCTGGATGACCAGCTGGCCCAGGAACAAATCCAAGACCCTTTGGACAGGACAGTTTCTACTAGCAGTGCATCAAATGTCCAAAGTAGTAGTGCATTCCCTACTTCAAAGAGGCAGACTGCTAGTAGGGGGCAACAGAGAAATGACTGGAGTGATATGCCTAGCACATTTTGCCCAGATGGACTGAGAACACTAAGGGCCAAAGATGAACACAAGATTTTCATCAGACCAAGGAAGTTACACAGTGCATATATGAACTGGCACCAAACAGCCTTTCAAGAAGACTGCAGTTATGGTGATGCAATCGATGGAAATCCTCGTCTGCACCGTAGGAGGCTGTCTTCGGTTTCTTTCGGACGGTCTTCAGAAGGGAGCTTATATCCTCCTTCTGTAACACAGAACAGTGGATTTAGGCACAAGAGTTGTATGAACAGGGATACAGCTGGCAGAAGTTACTCTGTATGTTCCCTTCGGAGATGTCCATCATCAGTATCTTCTGATCAGCTATCAGCATCAAGTTTACAGCATCCATTGGCAAGGGAGAGCAAGAATGGTTTTGTACCAAGGTTTGGTCAACAGAACCCAAAGAGAATTCCTCTGTCTTCCATTGTATGGAACAACACACCAGACTCTTCTGAAGAAACTCCGGAAAAAATGTTTAGAACTCAATCACTGATGGAGTTTCATGCTACAGACTATGGCAGATATCCCAGCTCTTTACAAGAAACTAAGAAACACTCAAGTTACCACTCAAAACACCACTATAGAAGATCTATTTCAAGCAGTAATTGCTTTAGCAGAGTTAGTTGCCCTGACAAAGCTACTTCTCCGTTGCCCTTTGATAACTGGGAAAACTATCCTTTGtacaaatcagaaaataatctcTCTAGATCCTACTACAGAGATACCTCTTCTCATGGCAAGTTGTatgcaaaccaaaaaaattcttcttatGGAAGAAAAGACAGCTATCCTTCTTGGGCTGATATTCCTCAGTGTTACAGTGATGAAGTGTTTGTTTCCCCTGATGCCAGCTTTGAAGTGTTTATGGCCAATTTAAATGACCAGCAGTGGGCACATACAAAGAATGCCAAGTTTGGTTCACAGCGCCTGCAGAACGATTTTCACATGTACTCTCCAGAAAATACAAGTATCAAAAGGATGACAAGAACTGCAAACAGAACTTTTTCAGAATTCACTGAGGGCTGTCAGCCTTGGCTAAATCAtagctcttctgtttcttcatctGGTATCAGAACTGATGAGTCAGTCTTTCCCAGTTCAAAGGACCAACCAAAACCTACAGGACTGAACAGGAATTCAGTTGTCATTACCCAAAGGAGTACTAAGGCAGACTTTGCACACCTGGAAAGGGCTGAATGTATGAAACAGCAAGATGGAAACATGCTGTTACAGTCAGTTCCTCAACAAGCAGATACAAGCTACATCAACGCACGGAGTTTTTCCTCTAACAGCCCTGCTTCTGCCATGTGGCAAAGAGATGTATCTCTCTTTAACACAATGACATCAAAGAGACAAACCCAAGCCACTGCCAGAGGAGATACTGCAAAAATTTATATATCAAATGGTGAtaaaagaaatttggaaatgaaggaaaatgatTGCCCACCCAACAGTGTGTTCAGTCAGCCTCTCTGTATTTCCCCAGCTGGTAAGAGCAGGAAAGAAccttttcttccaagtcagaaaGAATGGGAACATAATCTGCATTATGCAGCACAAAGAGAGAGCATCAAACAGGGTAACTGGAGTGCAGAAGCCCTTAACGAAGCTACTCCAAAGAGACAGTCCTCCCTACTGAATGTTACTTCTGCTCTATCCACTGAAAAATTAGCAAGCTGTCAAGGCATGTTGTCCTGTCCTCCTGAGTGCTCATCTAGTTTCTCAAAAAGCTCTCCACAAGCACTTTCTCATAAAGACAATTCTCAATGCTTAGGAACACTAACTAGCTCTTCAGTAAATTGCACATTTACTGACTCtcaagcagaagagagaaaaacagctcAAGTGAGCAGAACAGGTGTTAGCAAAaagatttcacagaaaacatgGCAAAACGCAAGCACTTTAGTTACTAAGGACTGTAATGGACAATTCACTGCTGGTTCTCcacaaaatggaaataatggaaattctggaaatatttatattcatagTTTTGATGGAGACCCCAATACCTCTGAAAATAGTTTAAGTTATTTTTGCCTTGaaaaaggaactggaaaaatGAGGAGTACTTCACCTTGTATCGGAAGGTTTCACAAGCAAGACAGCTCACCAAGACATACCAGTAGCTGCAGTATTACTGGCTCCCCTGGCAGAAACAGCTCCAAATCTTCTGACCCCCTTGTTATTTATTACACTTTGCCTAGAAAATCAGCTAGCATTGCGGGCAGTATTATGTCAGATACACCCATCTCTTTACCTAGAGAAAGCAGAACAACATACGATTGTTTGAGGTCTGAAACTCCACATAGAGCTGACCCCTTTTGTTCTAATCAAAGAGATGTGTCTTCTTTAGACCCAACATGTTCCTTTTTAACATCAGCATCATTAAATGCTGCTACAAGTAATAAAGATTACCCCAGTCCTTTAACCAAAAGTATGAATGATTCAATAAGTAGTAGTACATCAGTTGATCTGACAGACAGATGTAAACATCTAAGTAGAAGAGAAtcctctgtgttttcagatTATAAGGAGGGGGGAAattttttgcagaaatataAAACCACAAGCACATTTACAGTTTGTGTTGATGAAGATCATGTCAAGTATCATGAATTAGTTTCAATTTATTACACACTACCACGGAGGCATTCAAGAACATTTTGTAGCCTCTTTAGAGATAATTCAGAGGATGCAGATTTACCTTGTCCCAAAGAAAATGCTCAGTCACCAAGaatacaaaacaagaaaaatgaagatcaTGTGAGTTTAGCAAATGGCTTTTCCCCTGCTACTTCAGAAAAAGAGGTGCCTTCATATTCTTCTGATCAAGTATCTTCAGTTTTGGTCACACCTCAGAATTTAAGAACTGCTGCTGATAGTGAAGAGGAGAGTTCTCACTTTTCCCCTAGCTCTGAGAAGTCAGTGAGTGTGGTAAcgaacaagaaagaaaattcagcatATCTTTCATTAgcagaaaatgtgctttctgaTGTGGTgacaaaagaaatttcttttggTGGCCCACAACCCACTGCAATAGTGGCTAAGTCAGGTAAGGTCATTTCTGATGCTTCAAGCAgccaaaatgcagaaatacatctgaaagaaaagaaggaaattttacAAAGAGCCACACCACTAATGTCCACTTCATCAACCCCTCCCAAGCCAGGCACACATTTAGAGAATCATTTATATTCTACTTCAAcgaataaaaatattattcagaaGGGAAGCTCTGAAAGTTGCTCTCAGCCCCCAAAAGtgaacaacaggaaaaatttGAACAGTTTACTCCTCCGCTCCGGAGAGAAGAGTTCCCTTGGAAGGAGTGGTAACACAGCACACGCTGATGTGCCACTTACTCCCGTGGAAGACGTGTACACAGATAGTACCCAAGTTAAACAGAGAGTAAATTTCCTACACCAAACCACCCCTCTGCgtaataataaatttaatggACTGCAATTAAGAGCTGacagttcaagaaaaaaagaaaatggtttaaaCTTTTGTAGCAAAGTGCTTCCAGAGTCTCAGAGAAAAACATCTGAGGTGAGCACAGCTTCCAGTGCTGATCCATTACTTCAGCTAGGCAAAGTGACTAGCACAGATACAGATGAagtaaagaatttaaaaattaaaaaagagcaaaactcACAGAGTTCTCATATGGGTAAAGTTTACAGCAGTTTTCAGGAATCAAAGAGGCGTAGTGAAGGCAACCTGAACACTAAAGTTCCCAGGGCTACACAAGATAAGAAGATAACACAGAGTGCAGAAGATGAGAACAAACTTCTTTCTGACTGCATGAGAGACAAAGTCAAAGAtatagaaaaaaggaaaaacagaccttcaattaaaaataaattggcaGCTGTTTACAAAACAAGTCGtaaattttcaagtaaaaatttACCCCCCAAGCCACACATAAGtaacattttttcacagaatgatGGAAGTGCCACTTCTTTAGAGGTCAACATGTCCCTTGACTCATTGATTTCAATGGATTCCCACCAGCCATTCCTGGAGTTGGACAATGAAAATCAGAATCACAGTCTGAACTCTGATAAGAATTTGCCAAGACCAAGAACAGCTGAGAATAAGAAGACTGAAAATCAGAATGATCCTTCTTTGCTTGTTAACACCAAAAGGAGGCCTTTTACAAGTTCATACACCCAGAAGGAAGCCATCAGTCCTCGAAAAACTGGAGTGAAAGTGGAAAATAGGCCAAGACTCACAACTGTATTTCCAGATAAAGCAGTAACCATGAGAAATAAGAATTCCCAAATGCTTGATCTTGGGTTAGAAAGCAAAATCCAGCCCATCACTCCCAGTGCTACTACCTCATATCCACTGgatgaagagaaaggaagagctAGCAGTCATGCCTGCGCTCCTCCCTCGCCACTTTTAACTGACAAAAACTTAAACACCTATGTAAATAACTGTTTGCAGGCAGACACATGTCCAGAGCAAAACTTGGCTTCCCAGACAGTGCTTGGTCAGCGTCAAAATACCTCTCAGCCTACTGGCTTAGAAAACGCTAACCTCAATAGCTATCGGTTGCGCAAGAGCCATGCGAAAAGTCAGCGTGAGCGTCACCTCTCTGAGAGCATTTGTGCTCGAGATTCCCTTGAGACCTCTGCCTCAGGAAGCAATATTCTACCCAAAGATGGCATACATGGGAAGAGATTTAAGTCTTACTCAGAGCTGTTGTCTTGTGACGAGAATGAAAACTGGGCGTCAGACGATGAGAAATGTTACAGCACTAGAAATTTAATGTATCCGTCTGTGGAATTTGGTATATTTGGCAAAGAGCAACAACTGGCTTTCCTGGAAAATATCAAGAGGTCACTCACAGAAGGGCGATTATGGAGACCGTGTCTTCTTAATAACCCTGGCGCTTTCAGAGATACAGAGAACTCTTCTATAAACAGGGCTGAGCTTCTGAGCTCGAGTTCTGCTGGGAGCAAAATGTCATCAGCTGCTTCATCGCCCCGAGAGCTGACTGATACCTACGTGGAAGACCCAGCCACTTATTCGGACTCAGACAGTGATACCACCACCGATGATGAATATTACCTAGATGAGATAGATAAAGAATCAGAGCTATGA
- the EXPH5 gene encoding exophilin-5 isoform X2, which yields MLKAPLEHQLRKSKNTNHKEIKMSSRTNPQAQKNTSASFLGFRSPFAWLSSFRKSRKTQTQKQPRYDSSASPSSKVEEMATAEMCNSPKSTVTSGHSFDTNQNEIMEKSTLEWNEQLEKEIFSVLSDLDDQLAQEQIQDPLDRTVSTSSASNVQSSSAFPTSKRQTASRGQQRNDWSDMPSTFCPDGLRTLRAKDEHKIFIRPRKLHSAYMNWHQTAFQEDCSYGDAIDGNPRLHRRRLSSVSFGRSSEGSLYPPSVTQNSGFRHKSCMNRDTAGRSYSVCSLRRCPSSVSSDQLSASSLQHPLARESKNGFVPRFGQQNPKRIPLSSIVWNNTPDSSEETPEKMFRTQSLMEFHATDYGRYPSSLQETKKHSSYHSKHHYRRSISSSNCFSRVSCPDKATSPLPFDNWENYPLYKSENNLSRSYYRDTSSHGKLYANQKNSSYGRKDSYPSWADIPQCYSDEVFVSPDASFEVFMANLNDQQWAHTKNAKFGSQRLQNDFHMYSPENTSIKRMTRTANRTFSEFTEGCQPWLNHSSSVSSSGIRTDESVFPSSKDQPKPTGLNRNSVVITQRSTKADFAHLERAECMKQQDGNMLLQSVPQQADTSYINARSFSSNSPASAMWQRDVSLFNTMTSKRQTQATARGDTAKIYISNGDKRNLEMKENDCPPNSVFSQPLCISPAGKSRKEPFLPSQKEWEHNLHYAAQRESIKQGNWSAEALNEATPKRQSSLLNVTSALSTEKLASCQGMLSCPPECSSSFSKSSPQALSHKDNSQCLGTLTSSSVNCTFTDSQAEERKTAQVSRTGVSKKISQKTWQNASTLVTKDCNGQFTAGSPQNGNNGNSGNIYIHSFDGDPNTSENSLSYFCLEKGTGKMRSTSPCIGRFHKQDSSPRHTSSCSITGSPGRNSSKSSDPLVIYYTLPRKSASIAGSIMSDTPISLPRESRTTYDCLRSETPHRADPFCSNQRDVSSLDPTCSFLTSASLNAATSNKDYPSPLTKSMNDSISSSTSVDLTDRCKHLSRRESSVFSDYKEGGNFLQKYKTTSTFTVCVDEDHVKYHELVSIYYTLPRRHSRTFCSLFRDNSEDADLPCPKENAQSPRIQNKKNEDHVSLANGFSPATSEKEVPSYSSDQVSSVLVTPQNLRTAADSEEESSHFSPSSEKSVSVVTNKKENSAYLSLAENVLSDVVTKEISFGGPQPTAIVAKSGKVISDASSSQNAEIHLKEKKEILQRATPLMSTSSTPPKPGTHLENHLYSTSTNKNIIQKGSSESCSQPPKVNNRKNLNSLLLRSGEKSSLGRSGNTAHADVPLTPVEDVYTDSTQVKQRVNFLHQTTPLRNNKFNGLQLRADSSRKKENGLNFCSKVLPESQRKTSEVSTASSADPLLQLGKVTSTDTDEVKNLKIKKEQNSQSSHMGKVYSSFQESKRRSEGNLNTKVPRATQDKKITQSAEDENKLLSDCMRDKVKDIEKRKNRPSIKNKLAAVYKTSRKFSSKNLPPKPHISNIFSQNDGSATSLEVNMSLDSLISMDSHQPFLELDNENQNHSLNSDKNLPRPRTAENKKTENQNDPSLLVNTKRRPFTSSYTQKEAISPRKTGVKVENRPRLTTVFPDKAVTMRNKNSQMLDLGLESKIQPITPSATTSYPLDEEKGRASSHACAPPSPLLTDKNLNTYVNNCLQADTCPEQNLASQTVLGQRQNTSQPTGLENANLNSYRLRKSHAKSQRERHLSESICARDSLETSASGSNILPKDGIHGKRFKSYSELLSCDENENWASDDEKCYSTRNLMYPSVEFGIFGKEQQLAFLENIKRSLTEGRLWRPCLLNNPGAFRDTENSSINRAELLSSSSAGSKMSSAASSPRELTDTYVEDPATYSDSDSDTTTDDEYYLDEIDKESEL from the exons ATATGACAGTTCTGCTAGCCCATCCTCAAAAGTGGAAGAAATGGCAACG GCTGAAATGTGTAATTCTCCAAAGTCAACTGTAACAAGTGGTCATTCTTTTGAtacaaaccaaaatgaaataatggaGAAAAGTACACTGGAATGGAATgaacagctggagaaggagattTTCAGTG ttCTGAGTGATCTGGATGACCAGCTGGCCCAGGAACAAATCCAAGACCCTTTGGACAGGACAGTTTCTACTAGCAGTGCATCAAATGTCCAAAGTAGTAGTGCATTCCCTACTTCAAAGAGGCAGACTGCTAGTAGGGGGCAACAGAGAAATGACTGGAGTGATATGCCTAGCACATTTTGCCCAGATGGACTGAGAACACTAAGGGCCAAAGATGAACACAAGATTTTCATCAGACCAAGGAAGTTACACAGTGCATATATGAACTGGCACCAAACAGCCTTTCAAGAAGACTGCAGTTATGGTGATGCAATCGATGGAAATCCTCGTCTGCACCGTAGGAGGCTGTCTTCGGTTTCTTTCGGACGGTCTTCAGAAGGGAGCTTATATCCTCCTTCTGTAACACAGAACAGTGGATTTAGGCACAAGAGTTGTATGAACAGGGATACAGCTGGCAGAAGTTACTCTGTATGTTCCCTTCGGAGATGTCCATCATCAGTATCTTCTGATCAGCTATCAGCATCAAGTTTACAGCATCCATTGGCAAGGGAGAGCAAGAATGGTTTTGTACCAAGGTTTGGTCAACAGAACCCAAAGAGAATTCCTCTGTCTTCCATTGTATGGAACAACACACCAGACTCTTCTGAAGAAACTCCGGAAAAAATGTTTAGAACTCAATCACTGATGGAGTTTCATGCTACAGACTATGGCAGATATCCCAGCTCTTTACAAGAAACTAAGAAACACTCAAGTTACCACTCAAAACACCACTATAGAAGATCTATTTCAAGCAGTAATTGCTTTAGCAGAGTTAGTTGCCCTGACAAAGCTACTTCTCCGTTGCCCTTTGATAACTGGGAAAACTATCCTTTGtacaaatcagaaaataatctcTCTAGATCCTACTACAGAGATACCTCTTCTCATGGCAAGTTGTatgcaaaccaaaaaaattcttcttatGGAAGAAAAGACAGCTATCCTTCTTGGGCTGATATTCCTCAGTGTTACAGTGATGAAGTGTTTGTTTCCCCTGATGCCAGCTTTGAAGTGTTTATGGCCAATTTAAATGACCAGCAGTGGGCACATACAAAGAATGCCAAGTTTGGTTCACAGCGCCTGCAGAACGATTTTCACATGTACTCTCCAGAAAATACAAGTATCAAAAGGATGACAAGAACTGCAAACAGAACTTTTTCAGAATTCACTGAGGGCTGTCAGCCTTGGCTAAATCAtagctcttctgtttcttcatctGGTATCAGAACTGATGAGTCAGTCTTTCCCAGTTCAAAGGACCAACCAAAACCTACAGGACTGAACAGGAATTCAGTTGTCATTACCCAAAGGAGTACTAAGGCAGACTTTGCACACCTGGAAAGGGCTGAATGTATGAAACAGCAAGATGGAAACATGCTGTTACAGTCAGTTCCTCAACAAGCAGATACAAGCTACATCAACGCACGGAGTTTTTCCTCTAACAGCCCTGCTTCTGCCATGTGGCAAAGAGATGTATCTCTCTTTAACACAATGACATCAAAGAGACAAACCCAAGCCACTGCCAGAGGAGATACTGCAAAAATTTATATATCAAATGGTGAtaaaagaaatttggaaatgaaggaaaatgatTGCCCACCCAACAGTGTGTTCAGTCAGCCTCTCTGTATTTCCCCAGCTGGTAAGAGCAGGAAAGAAccttttcttccaagtcagaaaGAATGGGAACATAATCTGCATTATGCAGCACAAAGAGAGAGCATCAAACAGGGTAACTGGAGTGCAGAAGCCCTTAACGAAGCTACTCCAAAGAGACAGTCCTCCCTACTGAATGTTACTTCTGCTCTATCCACTGAAAAATTAGCAAGCTGTCAAGGCATGTTGTCCTGTCCTCCTGAGTGCTCATCTAGTTTCTCAAAAAGCTCTCCACAAGCACTTTCTCATAAAGACAATTCTCAATGCTTAGGAACACTAACTAGCTCTTCAGTAAATTGCACATTTACTGACTCtcaagcagaagagagaaaaacagctcAAGTGAGCAGAACAGGTGTTAGCAAAaagatttcacagaaaacatgGCAAAACGCAAGCACTTTAGTTACTAAGGACTGTAATGGACAATTCACTGCTGGTTCTCcacaaaatggaaataatggaaattctggaaatatttatattcatagTTTTGATGGAGACCCCAATACCTCTGAAAATAGTTTAAGTTATTTTTGCCTTGaaaaaggaactggaaaaatGAGGAGTACTTCACCTTGTATCGGAAGGTTTCACAAGCAAGACAGCTCACCAAGACATACCAGTAGCTGCAGTATTACTGGCTCCCCTGGCAGAAACAGCTCCAAATCTTCTGACCCCCTTGTTATTTATTACACTTTGCCTAGAAAATCAGCTAGCATTGCGGGCAGTATTATGTCAGATACACCCATCTCTTTACCTAGAGAAAGCAGAACAACATACGATTGTTTGAGGTCTGAAACTCCACATAGAGCTGACCCCTTTTGTTCTAATCAAAGAGATGTGTCTTCTTTAGACCCAACATGTTCCTTTTTAACATCAGCATCATTAAATGCTGCTACAAGTAATAAAGATTACCCCAGTCCTTTAACCAAAAGTATGAATGATTCAATAAGTAGTAGTACATCAGTTGATCTGACAGACAGATGTAAACATCTAAGTAGAAGAGAAtcctctgtgttttcagatTATAAGGAGGGGGGAAattttttgcagaaatataAAACCACAAGCACATTTACAGTTTGTGTTGATGAAGATCATGTCAAGTATCATGAATTAGTTTCAATTTATTACACACTACCACGGAGGCATTCAAGAACATTTTGTAGCCTCTTTAGAGATAATTCAGAGGATGCAGATTTACCTTGTCCCAAAGAAAATGCTCAGTCACCAAGaatacaaaacaagaaaaatgaagatcaTGTGAGTTTAGCAAATGGCTTTTCCCCTGCTACTTCAGAAAAAGAGGTGCCTTCATATTCTTCTGATCAAGTATCTTCAGTTTTGGTCACACCTCAGAATTTAAGAACTGCTGCTGATAGTGAAGAGGAGAGTTCTCACTTTTCCCCTAGCTCTGAGAAGTCAGTGAGTGTGGTAAcgaacaagaaagaaaattcagcatATCTTTCATTAgcagaaaatgtgctttctgaTGTGGTgacaaaagaaatttcttttggTGGCCCACAACCCACTGCAATAGTGGCTAAGTCAGGTAAGGTCATTTCTGATGCTTCAAGCAgccaaaatgcagaaatacatctgaaagaaaagaaggaaattttacAAAGAGCCACACCACTAATGTCCACTTCATCAACCCCTCCCAAGCCAGGCACACATTTAGAGAATCATTTATATTCTACTTCAAcgaataaaaatattattcagaaGGGAAGCTCTGAAAGTTGCTCTCAGCCCCCAAAAGtgaacaacaggaaaaatttGAACAGTTTACTCCTCCGCTCCGGAGAGAAGAGTTCCCTTGGAAGGAGTGGTAACACAGCACACGCTGATGTGCCACTTACTCCCGTGGAAGACGTGTACACAGATAGTACCCAAGTTAAACAGAGAGTAAATTTCCTACACCAAACCACCCCTCTGCgtaataataaatttaatggACTGCAATTAAGAGCTGacagttcaagaaaaaaagaaaatggtttaaaCTTTTGTAGCAAAGTGCTTCCAGAGTCTCAGAGAAAAACATCTGAGGTGAGCACAGCTTCCAGTGCTGATCCATTACTTCAGCTAGGCAAAGTGACTAGCACAGATACAGATGAagtaaagaatttaaaaattaaaaaagagcaaaactcACAGAGTTCTCATATGGGTAAAGTTTACAGCAGTTTTCAGGAATCAAAGAGGCGTAGTGAAGGCAACCTGAACACTAAAGTTCCCAGGGCTACACAAGATAAGAAGATAACACAGAGTGCAGAAGATGAGAACAAACTTCTTTCTGACTGCATGAGAGACAAAGTCAAAGAtatagaaaaaaggaaaaacagaccttcaattaaaaataaattggcaGCTGTTTACAAAACAAGTCGtaaattttcaagtaaaaatttACCCCCCAAGCCACACATAAGtaacattttttcacagaatgatGGAAGTGCCACTTCTTTAGAGGTCAACATGTCCCTTGACTCATTGATTTCAATGGATTCCCACCAGCCATTCCTGGAGTTGGACAATGAAAATCAGAATCACAGTCTGAACTCTGATAAGAATTTGCCAAGACCAAGAACAGCTGAGAATAAGAAGACTGAAAATCAGAATGATCCTTCTTTGCTTGTTAACACCAAAAGGAGGCCTTTTACAAGTTCATACACCCAGAAGGAAGCCATCAGTCCTCGAAAAACTGGAGTGAAAGTGGAAAATAGGCCAAGACTCACAACTGTATTTCCAGATAAAGCAGTAACCATGAGAAATAAGAATTCCCAAATGCTTGATCTTGGGTTAGAAAGCAAAATCCAGCCCATCACTCCCAGTGCTACTACCTCATATCCACTGgatgaagagaaaggaagagctAGCAGTCATGCCTGCGCTCCTCCCTCGCCACTTTTAACTGACAAAAACTTAAACACCTATGTAAATAACTGTTTGCAGGCAGACACATGTCCAGAGCAAAACTTGGCTTCCCAGACAGTGCTTGGTCAGCGTCAAAATACCTCTCAGCCTACTGGCTTAGAAAACGCTAACCTCAATAGCTATCGGTTGCGCAAGAGCCATGCGAAAAGTCAGCGTGAGCGTCACCTCTCTGAGAGCATTTGTGCTCGAGATTCCCTTGAGACCTCTGCCTCAGGAAGCAATATTCTACCCAAAGATGGCATACATGGGAAGAGATTTAAGTCTTACTCAGAGCTGTTGTCTTGTGACGAGAATGAAAACTGGGCGTCAGACGATGAGAAATGTTACAGCACTAGAAATTTAATGTATCCGTCTGTGGAATTTGGTATATTTGGCAAAGAGCAACAACTGGCTTTCCTGGAAAATATCAAGAGGTCACTCACAGAAGGGCGATTATGGAGACCGTGTCTTCTTAATAACCCTGGCGCTTTCAGAGATACAGAGAACTCTTCTATAAACAGGGCTGAGCTTCTGAGCTCGAGTTCTGCTGGGAGCAAAATGTCATCAGCTGCTTCATCGCCCCGAGAGCTGACTGATACCTACGTGGAAGACCCAGCCACTTATTCGGACTCAGACAGTGATACCACCACCGATGATGAATATTACCTAGATGAGATAGATAAAGAATCAGAGCTATGA